Proteins co-encoded in one Juglans regia cultivar Chandler chromosome 16, Walnut 2.0, whole genome shotgun sequence genomic window:
- the LOC108999096 gene encoding cyclin-D3-1-like, whose amino-acid sequence MAIQLQNEQQIEQQQQQQHPSSLLDALYCEEETWEEEEEIEQVLEGESTESRIYSSKNINVNNSTSLVPLLLLEQDLFWEDEELVSLFCKEQEEAHLDNSIAETDSAISVARREAVEWMLKVNVHYGFSALTATLAINYLDRFLTSLHFQREKPWMIQLVAVACLSLAAKVEETQVPLLLDLQVEDTNYVFEAKTIQRMELLVLSTLQWKMHPVTPHSFLDHIIRRLGMKSHLHWEFLRRCEHVLLSVVSGSRFVRYLPSVLAAATMMHVIDQVEPCNPIEYKNQLLGILKISKEKVNDCYNLMITKLSKAYNCGHSNPHKRKHEEISNSGSPNGVLDALFTSDSSNNSCAVGSSSVYSSSEPLFKKSRTHEHQTKLPTFKRVSVGIVSSHP is encoded by the exons ATGGCAATTCAACTACAAAACGAGCAACAAAtagaacaacaacaacaacaacaacacccTTCATCCTTGCTGGATGCTCTGTACTGCGAGGAAGAGACatgggaggaggaggaagaaatcGAGCAAGTTTTAGAAGGGGAGAGTACTGAGAGTAGGATATATAGCAGCAAAAACATTAATGTTAATAACAGTACTTCTCTTGTTCCTTTGCTCTTGTTGGAGCAAGATTTGTTCTGGGAAGATGAAGAGCTTGTTTCTCTCTTCTgcaaagaacaagaagaagctCATCTTGATAACAGCATTGCGGAAACAGACTCTGCTATCTCTGTGGCTCGTCGTGAGGCTGTGGAGTGGATGCTCAAAGTTAATGTCCATTATGGGTTCTCGGCTCTCACAGCAACCCTAGCCATTAACTATCTCGATAGGTTCCTCACAAGCCTTCATTTTCAGAGAGAGAAGCCGTGGATGATCCAACTTGTGGCCGTGGCTTGTCTCTCTTTGGCTGCAAAAGTAGAAGAGACCCAAGTACCCCTTCTCTTAGACCTACAA GTGGAGGATACAAATTATGTTTTTGAGGCCAAAACTATTCAAAGAATGGAGCTCCTGGTGCTCTCCACTCTTCAATGGAAGATGCACCCTGTGACCCCACACTCATTTCTTGACCACATCATAAGGAGGCTTGGAATGAAGTCACATCTCCACTGGGAATTCCTCAGACGCTGTGAGCATGTCCTCCTGTCTGTGGTTTCGG GTTCAAGATTCGTCCGTTATCTTCCTTCTGTTTTGGCTGCTGCCACTATGATGCACGTTATAGATCAAGTTGAACCGTGCAATCCCATAGAATACAAAAACCAGCTTCTGGGCATCCTTAAAATAAGCAAG GAAAAAGTGAATGACTGCTATAATCTCATGATCACTAAGCTATCAAAGGCCTATAATTGCGGACACAGCAACCCTCACAAGCGCAAGCATGAAGAAATTTCTAATTCTGGCAGCCCAAATGGTGTACTTGATGCCCTTTTTACATCTGATAGCTCCAACAATTCTTGCGCTGTGGGGTCCTCCTCGGTATATTCATCGTCAGAGCCTCTGTTCAAGAAGAGCAGAACCCATGAACATCAAACGAAATTACCAACATTCAAACGGGTCTCCGTTGGCATTGTTAGCAGCCATCCATaa